A window of Elusimicrobiota bacterium contains these coding sequences:
- a CDS encoding type II secretion system protein, translated as MKQGAPRTGFTLIELMLVVAIIGLLAAIALPKFGQLVRKAREATLRGNVGALRSALSIYYVDNEGMFPWSGDELIPKYIHEIPRSPSLPGTPHSTSYQLINLIQSFTTTPSPGPNYSPGIDYNVPVYWVNVVSPVGGPWTQSDPRPHALFYVNCAHTDVRGSTWSKF; from the coding sequence ATGAAACAAGGGGCTCCCCGAACCGGTTTCACTTTGATCGAGCTCATGCTCGTGGTGGCCATCATCGGCCTCCTGGCGGCCATCGCCTTGCCCAAATTCGGGCAGTTGGTGCGGAAAGCCAGGGAAGCGACGCTTCGGGGGAACGTGGGGGCCCTTCGAAGCGCGTTATCGATCTATTACGTTGACAACGAAGGCATGTTTCCGTGGTCGGGGGACGAGCTCATCCCCAAATACATCCACGAAATTCCCCGATCCCCCTCCTTGCCAGGCACCCCCCATTCCACCAGTTATCAACTCATAAATCTCATTCAATCCTTCACCACGACGCCGAGCCCCGGCCCGAATTATTCTCCCGGGATTGACTACAACGTGCCCGTTTATTGGGTCAACGTCGTGAGTCCGGTGGGCGGACCCTGGACCCAATCGGATCCGCGACCGCATGCTCTTTTCTACGTGAATTGCGCTCACACCGACGTCCGCGGAAGCACGTGGTCGAAATTTTAA
- the ruvC gene encoding crossover junction endodeoxyribonuclease RuvC, which produces MRVLGIDPGVATTGWGVVERRGDRLVALDHGVIRTPAKTPLADRLCLIARELRSLVARVQPDAAAIEELFFAKESRSAAIVGHGRGVLLLALAELGLPIHEYNPKRVKVALTGHGGAEKFQMQNMIQRLLGLPEIPKPDDAADALAIALCHLNTFVPPAALAGRSGGAR; this is translated from the coding sequence GTGAGGGTCTTGGGCATCGACCCCGGCGTGGCCACGACGGGCTGGGGCGTGGTGGAGCGGCGGGGCGACCGCTTGGTGGCCCTGGATCACGGGGTGATACGAACGCCCGCCAAAACCCCTCTGGCCGATCGCCTTTGCCTCATCGCCCGGGAACTGCGGTCCCTCGTGGCCCGGGTGCAACCCGACGCCGCCGCCATTGAAGAGCTTTTTTTCGCCAAGGAAAGCCGGAGCGCCGCCATCGTCGGCCACGGACGGGGAGTGTTGCTCCTCGCCTTGGCCGAACTGGGCCTGCCCATTCACGAATACAATCCCAAGCGGGTCAAAGTCGCCCTCACCGGCCACGGCGGCGCCGAAAAATTTCAAATGCAGAACATGATCCAACGCCTCCTGGGCCTGCCCGAAATACCCAAACCCGACGACGCGGCCGACGCGCTCGCCATCGCCCTTTGCCATTTGAACACCTTTGTTCCGCCCGCCGCTCTCGCGGGTCGGTCCGGCGGCGCGCGATGA
- a CDS encoding thioredoxin domain-containing protein translates to MTLGRRRGAGLALAAAALAAVALGRRVPFLGDDVPAYRQKGPPGAAVLITEYSDFQCPKCALVQPDLKNLLAQYEGRVRLAFRPYPLKSHRWSGDASRAAEAAGLQGRYWEFADQLFARQKEWADSPDPQPLFKDYAAAAGLDVARFDQDRNSHRVAKIVEAARAQAEALPVPATPTFFVNKRVLVGDLQLQAMGARFIERELEK, encoded by the coding sequence ATGACTCTCGGACGGCGGCGGGGCGCGGGGTTGGCCTTGGCGGCGGCGGCGCTGGCCGCCGTGGCCCTGGGGCGTCGCGTCCCCTTTCTGGGCGACGACGTTCCGGCCTACCGGCAAAAGGGCCCGCCCGGGGCCGCCGTGCTCATCACGGAATATTCGGATTTTCAGTGCCCCAAATGCGCTCTGGTCCAGCCGGACTTGAAAAATCTTTTGGCCCAGTATGAAGGCCGGGTTCGTCTGGCGTTCCGGCCCTATCCCTTGAAAAGCCACCGTTGGTCCGGCGACGCTTCCCGGGCCGCGGAAGCCGCGGGCCTCCAGGGCCGTTACTGGGAATTCGCGGATCAGTTGTTCGCCCGCCAGAAAGAATGGGCCGACAGCCCGGACCCCCAGCCGCTGTTCAAGGATTACGCCGCGGCCGCGGGGTTGGACGTGGCCCGTTTCGACCAAGATCGGAACAGCCACCGGGTGGCCAAGATCGTCGAGGCGGCCCGGGCCCAGGCCGAAGCCCTGCCCGTTCCGGCGACGCCCACGTTTTTCGTCAACAAGCGCGTCCTGGTGGGGGACCTTCAGCTTCAGGCCATGGGCGCCCGCTTCATCGAACGGGAGTTGGAAAAATGA
- a CDS encoding DegT/DnrJ/EryC1/StrS family aminotransferase, translated as MTPIPFMDLTPVHRELEAAATAAFRRVYEKNEFILGEEVRLFEEEFARACGASQGVGISSGTAALELSLRALGVGPGDEVITTPFSFFATASVVSYVGAVPRFVDVDPGTLNLDPTKLEKLFTSKTKAVLPVHLFGQPADMDAINAWAQNHRLPVVEDACQAHGARWRGRPVGALGAAGCFSFYPTKNLGGFGDGGMTVTNDGALAERLRSLRNCGRRAQYEHLELGYNERLDNLQAALLRLKLPRLAGWTDERRRLAEEYRRGLQGTPARPLAVAPGAEPVYHLFTVRAPRRDALKAFLAERGVQSGIFYPTPLHLQPAFKSLGGKPGDCPEAERAAQDVLSLPLYPGLPAAAVQRVTALVGEFYRA; from the coding sequence TTGACCCCGATTCCCTTCATGGATTTGACCCCCGTCCACCGCGAGTTGGAAGCGGCGGCGACGGCGGCCTTTCGGCGCGTCTACGAGAAAAACGAATTTATCCTGGGGGAGGAAGTCCGGCTTTTTGAAGAGGAATTCGCCCGGGCCTGCGGCGCGTCCCAGGGGGTGGGAATCTCCTCGGGCACGGCGGCCCTGGAATTGTCCCTGCGGGCTCTCGGGGTGGGACCCGGGGACGAAGTGATCACCACGCCCTTCAGTTTTTTCGCCACGGCGTCGGTGGTGTCCTACGTGGGGGCCGTCCCCCGCTTCGTCGACGTGGATCCCGGAACCTTGAACCTCGACCCGACGAAATTGGAAAAATTGTTCACGTCCAAGACCAAGGCGGTTTTGCCCGTTCACCTCTTCGGCCAACCGGCCGACATGGACGCCATCAACGCCTGGGCCCAAAACCACCGGCTGCCCGTCGTCGAAGACGCCTGCCAGGCCCACGGCGCCCGCTGGCGGGGCCGCCCCGTGGGGGCCCTGGGGGCGGCGGGGTGTTTCAGTTTTTACCCGACGAAAAATTTGGGGGGCTTCGGCGACGGCGGCATGACCGTCACCAACGACGGCGCCCTGGCCGAACGCTTGCGAAGCCTAAGGAATTGCGGGCGGCGGGCCCAGTACGAGCATTTGGAACTGGGCTACAACGAACGGTTGGACAATTTACAGGCCGCCCTGCTCCGCCTTAAATTGCCGCGTTTGGCGGGGTGGACCGACGAGCGTCGGCGGTTGGCGGAGGAATACCGGCGGGGTCTCCAAGGGACCCCGGCCCGCCCCCTGGCGGTCGCGCCGGGAGCCGAACCCGTGTATCATCTTTTCACCGTGCGGGCGCCCCGGCGGGACGCCCTCAAGGCGTTTTTGGCCGAGCGGGGCGTTCAAAGCGGTATTTTTTACCCGACCCCCCTCCACCTTCAACCGGCTTTCAAATCCCTGGGAGGAAAACCCGGGGACTGTCCCGAAGCCGAACGGGCCGCCCAGGACGTTCTGTCGTTGCCGCTCTATCCCGGGTTGCCCGCGGCGGCGGTTCAGCGCGTGACGGCCCTGGTGGGGGAATTTTACCGCGCCTAG
- a CDS encoding chlorite dismutase family protein, which translates to MTHPTHPPAAAEPLNIDEVGAPRGGAPQRAQTRLYLLLQVFTGCRDTGRLVEALKTSGLESVLYLDAHDPHGVGVLFFAEDPGLFTADVRKTLSTGPFAELTQRHDMTMMGRTYSIGREIDLMDWLLKKPRRAARNAQWPWAVWYPMRRKATFEHLPREEQGQIMLDHARIGMRFGDAGFVQDIRLACHGIDRNDNDFVLGLIGKELFPLSRIVQEMRKTQQTALHMESLGPFFVGRALWQSPFSE; encoded by the coding sequence ATGACCCATCCAACGCATCCCCCCGCCGCGGCCGAACCCCTGAACATCGACGAAGTCGGCGCCCCCCGGGGCGGCGCGCCCCAACGGGCCCAAACCCGGCTCTATTTGCTCCTCCAGGTTTTTACCGGTTGCCGCGACACGGGCCGACTGGTGGAGGCCCTTAAAACCTCCGGCCTGGAATCGGTCCTTTACCTCGACGCCCACGACCCCCACGGCGTCGGCGTCCTCTTTTTCGCCGAGGACCCTGGTTTGTTCACCGCCGACGTTCGCAAGACCCTCAGCACCGGCCCTTTCGCCGAACTGACTCAGCGCCACGATATGACCATGATGGGCCGGACCTACTCCATCGGCCGCGAAATCGATTTGATGGATTGGCTTTTAAAAAAACCCCGTCGGGCCGCCCGAAACGCCCAATGGCCCTGGGCCGTCTGGTACCCCATGCGCCGCAAGGCCACGTTCGAACACCTGCCCCGGGAAGAACAGGGCCAGATCATGCTGGACCACGCCCGGATCGGCATGCGCTTCGGCGACGCGGGTTTCGTGCAGGACATTCGCCTGGCTTGCCACGGGATCGACCGGAACGACAATGATTTTGTGCTGGGCTTGATCGGGAAAGAGCTCTTTCCCCTTTCCCGCATCGTTCAAGAAATGCGAAAAACCCAGCAAACGGCCCTGCACATGGAGTCCCTGGGCCCCTTCTTCGTCGGCCGCGCCCTCTGGCAAAGCCCTTTTTCCGAATAA
- a CDS encoding DoxX family protein has product MKIPEPLRRGLALSAPALRQLPGIVLLISGYLKAVRPPEEFAAAMEAYWVLPVSVVLPLARFVPWLELLTGLALCWGYATRRAAFLAAGLHAVFIALLAQSLIRGLTLKDCGCFGNLGPHLSPAQALTLDAVLFLIALAVWIDRENRWSLDRWTERR; this is encoded by the coding sequence ATGAAAATCCCCGAACCCCTCCGCCGTGGGTTGGCTCTTTCCGCGCCCGCCCTGCGTCAGTTGCCGGGAATTGTGCTGCTGATTTCCGGGTATTTGAAGGCCGTCCGCCCACCGGAAGAATTCGCGGCGGCCATGGAAGCCTACTGGGTATTGCCGGTGTCGGTGGTCCTTCCCCTGGCTCGTTTCGTCCCTTGGCTGGAGTTGCTGACGGGTTTGGCCCTCTGCTGGGGCTACGCCACCCGACGAGCCGCCTTTTTGGCCGCGGGGCTTCACGCGGTCTTCATCGCTTTGTTGGCCCAATCCTTGATTCGCGGTTTGACTCTCAAAGATTGCGGCTGTTTTGGAAACCTGGGCCCCCACTTGTCCCCCGCCCAGGCCCTGACCCTGGACGCGGTTTTGTTCCTCATCGCCCTGGCGGTGTGGATCGACCGGGAAAATCGATGGAGCCTTGACCGATGGACCGAACGACGCTGA
- a CDS encoding prepilin-type N-terminal cleavage/methylation domain-containing protein: MKHDVPGTGFTLIELMLVVAIIGLLAAIALPKVANLVFKAKEASVKGKLGGLRSAISIYYADNEGEYPDLPLSALTVGSRYIDRFPRCEVPTAPTHGAMNGVGPFSPLSDWTPGNTWAWSYSPSSGTLFVHCTHTDTRGFAWSLY; this comes from the coding sequence ATGAAACACGACGTTCCCGGAACCGGATTCACATTGATCGAACTGATGCTGGTCGTGGCCATCATCGGCCTCCTGGCGGCCATCGCTTTGCCCAAGGTCGCGAACCTGGTCTTCAAGGCCAAGGAAGCTTCGGTCAAAGGAAAGTTGGGCGGTCTTCGAAGCGCCATCTCCATTTACTACGCCGACAACGAGGGGGAATATCCCGATCTCCCGTTGAGCGCACTGACGGTGGGATCCCGATACATCGATAGATTCCCTCGGTGCGAAGTCCCGACGGCGCCGACCCACGGTGCGATGAACGGCGTGGGGCCCTTTTCTCCTCTATCGGACTGGACTCCCGGGAACACGTGGGCCTGGAGCTACTCTCCATCAAGTGGAACGCTGTTTGTCCACTGCACCCACACCGACACGCGCGGCTTTGCGTGGAGTCTTTATTAA
- a CDS encoding translation elongation factor-like protein yields the protein MPGETFVGIVDDFYGHVSVIAFNLQGALAVGDKIHVRGHTTDMAETVDSMQIDHNAVTSAKAGDAVGVRTVGKCRSGDYVYRVG from the coding sequence CTGCCGGGGGAAACCTTCGTGGGCATCGTCGATGATTTCTACGGCCACGTGAGCGTCATCGCTTTCAACCTCCAGGGCGCGTTGGCCGTGGGGGACAAGATCCACGTGCGCGGGCACACGACCGACATGGCGGAAACCGTGGATTCCATGCAGATCGACCACAACGCCGTGACCTCCGCCAAAGCCGGGGACGCCGTCGGCGTCCGCACCGTCGGCAAATGCCGGTCGGGCGATTACGTTTATCGGGTGGGGTGA
- a CDS encoding YebC/PmpR family DNA-binding transcriptional regulator: MSGHSRWAGIKHKKGALDAKRGKVFTRIVRELTIAAKTGGGKPDHNPRLRKAMDDAKAANMPLDNVKKAIQRGTGEIPGVVFEEISYEGYGPGGAAVFLTGTTDNKNRTASEIRKIFSSHGGNMGESGCVAWMFHSKGLLTVDKEAFKDEEKLMTAALEAGAEDMKADRPDVFEVITAPADFEKVKAAVAAAGVPIASAEITMVPQNMVTLTGGDATRTIDLLDALENHDDVKDIHTNGDIEEK, encoded by the coding sequence ATGTCAGGCCATTCCCGTTGGGCGGGCATCAAACACAAAAAAGGCGCGCTGGACGCCAAGCGCGGCAAAGTTTTTACCCGGATCGTCCGGGAATTGACCATCGCGGCCAAAACCGGCGGCGGCAAGCCCGACCACAACCCCCGCCTTCGCAAAGCCATGGACGACGCCAAGGCGGCCAACATGCCCTTGGACAACGTCAAAAAGGCGATTCAGCGCGGCACCGGCGAAATCCCCGGCGTGGTGTTCGAGGAGATTTCCTACGAAGGCTACGGTCCCGGCGGGGCGGCCGTCTTTTTGACCGGCACCACCGACAACAAAAACCGCACGGCGTCGGAAATCCGGAAAATTTTTTCCAGCCACGGCGGCAACATGGGCGAATCCGGCTGCGTGGCGTGGATGTTCCATTCCAAAGGCCTCCTCACCGTGGACAAGGAAGCGTTTAAAGACGAGGAAAAGCTGATGACCGCCGCCCTGGAAGCGGGGGCCGAGGACATGAAAGCCGACCGGCCGGACGTCTTCGAGGTCATCACCGCTCCCGCCGATTTCGAAAAGGTGAAGGCGGCCGTGGCCGCCGCCGGCGTTCCCATCGCCTCGGCCGAGATCACGATGGTGCCCCAAAACATGGTGACGCTCACCGGCGGCGACGCCACCCGCACCATCGACCTCCTGGACGCCCTGGAGAACCACGACGACGTCAAAGACATTCACACCAACGGCGATATTGAAGAAAAGTAA
- a CDS encoding M48 family metalloprotease, with translation MRKERNIFDFHRLGRLGAAALLASTGCLRNPITQKRETKLISDRAEREIGLETKKKIIEEYGELKDPVFNQYVSNLGRRLASLSDRPKVDYQFTVLDTDVVNAFAAPGGFIFVTRGLLEQVSNEAELASVLAHEIGHVAGWHSIGMIQKQMGLSTLTALGAIASGIRIGPEAMIMVAQTADLFAGLYLLGYSRENELEADRVGLRYMSSAGYDAGAALAFFKKLDALEKKDGPDRWESYLRSHPPTVDRIAQGQAFLDRWTFFRRPRERGEETYLEMKARLPRLTVEEQGRVRGAKFEQPLYGVVLSIPDGWSWEPQSGRVITAFRRKDGEAWGELRREPLKDPLTAEAYAKKFVEDRKGHWLQGREVLYPAGYGYLAQFYGPGLLGGTYQFRGFFMVRDGAGWALLCAAVPNRALEHLVAFEQIQRSFELK, from the coding sequence ATGCGGAAAGAGCGTAACATTTTCGATTTTCATCGACTGGGGCGGCTGGGCGCGGCCGCGCTCCTGGCCTCGACCGGCTGTCTTCGCAACCCCATCACCCAAAAACGCGAAACCAAACTGATCTCGGACCGGGCCGAGCGGGAAATCGGCCTCGAGACCAAGAAAAAGATCATCGAAGAATACGGCGAGTTGAAAGACCCCGTCTTCAACCAATACGTCTCCAACCTGGGCCGCCGGCTGGCGTCCTTAAGCGACCGCCCCAAAGTGGATTACCAGTTCACCGTATTGGACACCGACGTGGTCAACGCCTTCGCGGCCCCGGGCGGTTTCATTTTCGTGACCCGGGGGCTTTTGGAGCAGGTGTCCAACGAGGCCGAACTGGCTTCGGTGTTGGCCCACGAAATCGGCCACGTGGCGGGTTGGCATTCCATCGGCATGATTCAAAAACAGATGGGCTTGAGCACCCTCACCGCCCTGGGGGCCATCGCCTCGGGCATTCGGATCGGCCCGGAGGCCATGATCATGGTGGCCCAGACGGCGGACCTTTTCGCGGGGTTGTACCTCCTGGGCTACAGCCGCGAAAACGAGCTGGAGGCCGACCGGGTGGGCCTTCGCTACATGAGTTCCGCCGGCTACGACGCCGGAGCCGCCCTGGCCTTTTTCAAAAAATTGGACGCCCTGGAGAAAAAAGACGGGCCCGACCGTTGGGAATCCTACCTGCGCTCCCACCCGCCCACGGTGGACCGCATCGCCCAGGGACAGGCGTTCCTGGATCGATGGACTTTTTTCCGCCGCCCCCGGGAGCGGGGGGAGGAAACCTATTTGGAAATGAAAGCGCGCCTTCCGAGACTCACCGTCGAGGAGCAGGGCCGGGTGCGGGGCGCAAAATTCGAACAACCCCTCTACGGCGTGGTCCTATCGATCCCCGACGGTTGGTCCTGGGAACCCCAAAGCGGCCGCGTGATCACCGCTTTTCGGCGGAAAGACGGCGAAGCTTGGGGCGAACTCCGTCGGGAACCTTTGAAAGACCCGCTGACCGCGGAAGCCTACGCCAAGAAATTCGTGGAGGACCGAAAGGGGCATTGGCTACAGGGGCGGGAAGTCCTTTATCCGGCGGGTTACGGCTACCTGGCCCAATTTTACGGACCTGGCCTTTTGGGCGGCACCTACCAGTTTCGCGGATTTTTCATGGTGCGGGACGGCGCCGGGTGGGCCTTGCTCTGCGCGGCCGTGCCCAACCGGGCCCTGGAGCATTTGGTGGCTTTCGAGCAGATCCAACGGTCCTTTGAGCTGAAGTGA
- a CDS encoding SpoIID/LytB domain-containing protein, whose translation MRALRLGLVLALLPVAPLRADRRPPYVPPILRIGLLKQTTSVDLGPGDYLLEGPAPRKRLTLKKAARLQIAGAGFIVNKARWGASVILAPTTPADEVWLNGRPYRGRLEVTRTGPAFRVVNLISVEDYLRGVLQMETSDTWPEQALKAQAVISRTYALRNRGRHGRQGFDFCREPHCQTYGGAQAERRLTDAAVDATRGEVLVDRKHRLVGTVYHSCCGGSTESAENVWERGGQPYLAPVSCKWCRGSPHYTWTAKVSNELVTRSLQTGGVPVGTVRALGILSHTPSGRVYRVRVYGDRDTVDLKANVFRNLVDPRLIRSTFWSGLSKRGNVWQIHGRGWGHGVGLCQWGMRSLAEKSMNYGQILRYYYRAVSIDDFRE comes from the coding sequence GTGCGCGCCCTTCGATTGGGTTTGGTCTTGGCGTTGTTGCCCGTGGCGCCCCTTCGGGCGGACCGCCGCCCGCCCTACGTTCCGCCGATTCTCCGCATCGGACTCCTTAAACAAACCACCTCGGTGGATTTGGGCCCCGGCGATTATTTATTGGAAGGCCCGGCCCCCAGAAAACGTTTAACCCTTAAGAAAGCGGCCCGGCTTCAAATCGCGGGGGCCGGGTTCATTGTGAACAAGGCACGGTGGGGAGCCTCCGTGATCCTCGCCCCCACGACTCCCGCCGACGAGGTCTGGTTGAACGGGCGTCCCTACCGGGGCCGGCTGGAAGTCACCCGAACGGGCCCGGCTTTCCGCGTGGTGAACCTGATTTCCGTCGAAGACTATCTCCGCGGCGTCCTTCAGATGGAAACCTCCGATACGTGGCCCGAGCAGGCCCTCAAAGCCCAAGCGGTTATCAGCCGCACCTACGCGCTTCGCAACCGCGGCCGTCACGGTCGCCAGGGGTTCGATTTTTGCCGGGAGCCCCACTGTCAAACCTACGGCGGGGCCCAGGCCGAACGCCGCCTGACCGACGCCGCCGTGGACGCCACCCGGGGCGAGGTTCTCGTGGACCGAAAACACCGCCTGGTGGGGACGGTGTACCATTCCTGCTGCGGCGGATCCACCGAATCGGCCGAGAACGTTTGGGAGCGGGGCGGCCAACCGTATTTGGCGCCGGTCTCCTGCAAATGGTGCCGGGGCTCGCCCCACTACACCTGGACGGCCAAGGTGTCCAACGAGTTGGTCACTCGGTCCCTCCAGACGGGCGGCGTGCCGGTGGGCACGGTGCGGGCCCTGGGCATTTTATCCCACACGCCCTCGGGCCGGGTGTACCGCGTCCGGGTCTACGGCGATCGCGACACCGTCGATTTAAAAGCCAACGTCTTTCGAAACCTGGTGGACCCGCGGCTCATTCGGAGCACCTTTTGGTCCGGGCTTTCCAAACGGGGCAATGTTTGGCAAATCCACGGCCGGGGGTGGGGGCACGGCGTGGGACTTTGCCAATGGGGCATGCGCTCCCTGGCGGAAAAAAGCATGAACTACGGCCAAATCCTCCGTTATTATTACCGCGCCGTTTCCATCGACGATTTTCGTGAATAA
- a CDS encoding DUF2784 family protein, whose product MMWKWTADAVALLHVAWIAAFVLGPLGGLRRPGVRAAHLSLLWITAGMWHYYCPLTVIENMIRVQYDPAGAYGGGFLNHCLENIVDLTAYGKPLALGVLAWAAAWSVIYGGVWTGELKKKGALATSKR is encoded by the coding sequence ATGATGTGGAAATGGACGGCGGACGCCGTCGCGCTGTTGCACGTGGCGTGGATAGCGGCCTTTGTCTTGGGGCCCCTCGGGGGCCTTCGTCGGCCGGGGGTCCGGGCGGCCCATCTGTCCTTGCTGTGGATCACGGCCGGGATGTGGCACTACTATTGCCCGCTCACCGTGATTGAAAACATGATTCGCGTTCAATACGACCCCGCCGGGGCCTATGGCGGAGGATTTTTGAACCACTGCCTGGAAAACATCGTTGACTTGACGGCCTATGGAAAACCCTTGGCCCTGGGGGTCTTGGCGTGGGCCGCGGCCTGGAGCGTGATTTACGGCGGGGTGTGGACGGGAGAATTAAAGAAAAAAGGGGCGTTGGCTACTTCGAAGAGGTAG
- the ruvB gene encoding Holliday junction branch migration DNA helicase RuvB: MDDLRSIAPAAQEGEPPLDAALRPKKLAEFVGQDKLKRNLSVFIGAAKKRKEALDHCLFSAPPGLGKTTLAHIIAEELGVGLRQTSGPVLERVGDLAAILTSLQDGDVFFVDEIHRLNHSVEEALYPAMEDFCLDIIIGQGPSAKTIKLPLPRFTLVGATTRAGLLTGPLRDRFGIVATLDFYEESDLAVIVQRSSRLLNAAIDGEAAGEIAHRARGTPRVANRLLRRVRDFADLESAGRIVPAVARQALDALEVDREGLDAVDRKILHALLTKFGGGPVGVDTLAVAVSEQRDTVEDVYEPYLIKAGFLARTPRGRVATPRAWTHLGLSAPKDPSAVSPTLFAP, translated from the coding sequence GTGGACGACCTCCGCTCCATCGCCCCCGCCGCCCAGGAAGGCGAACCGCCCCTCGACGCCGCTCTCCGTCCAAAAAAATTGGCCGAGTTCGTCGGCCAGGACAAGCTCAAACGAAACCTTTCGGTTTTCATCGGCGCCGCCAAAAAACGGAAAGAGGCGCTGGATCACTGCCTTTTTTCCGCACCGCCGGGCCTGGGCAAAACGACCTTGGCCCACATCATCGCCGAGGAGCTGGGCGTGGGGCTTCGCCAAACCTCCGGACCGGTGTTGGAACGGGTGGGGGACTTGGCGGCCATTTTGACAAGCCTCCAGGACGGCGACGTGTTCTTCGTCGATGAAATCCACCGGTTGAACCACTCGGTGGAAGAGGCCCTTTACCCCGCCATGGAGGATTTTTGCCTGGACATCATCATCGGCCAGGGCCCCTCCGCCAAAACCATCAAATTGCCGTTGCCGCGTTTCACGCTCGTGGGCGCCACCACGCGGGCCGGGCTCTTGACCGGGCCTTTGCGGGACCGGTTCGGCATCGTGGCGACCCTGGATTTTTACGAGGAATCGGATTTGGCGGTCATCGTTCAGCGGTCAAGCCGACTTTTGAACGCCGCCATCGACGGCGAAGCCGCCGGGGAAATCGCCCACCGCGCGCGGGGCACGCCCCGGGTGGCCAACCGCCTTCTGCGGCGGGTTCGGGATTTCGCGGATTTGGAGTCCGCCGGACGCATCGTGCCGGCCGTCGCCCGCCAAGCCTTGGACGCCTTGGAAGTTGACCGGGAGGGGTTGGATGCCGTGGACCGGAAGATCCTCCACGCCCTTTTGACCAAGTTCGGGGGCGGGCCCGTGGGCGTGGACACCCTGGCCGTCGCCGTCAGCGAACAGCGGGACACCGTTGAAGACGTCTACGAACCCTATTTGATCAAAGCGGGATTTTTGGCCCGCACCCCTCGGGGCCGCGTGGCGACGCCCCGGGCCTGGACGCACCTGGGGCTTTCCGCGCCGAAGGACCCCTCGGCGGTATCCCCCACCCTCTTCGCCCCGTGA